One stretch of Lacimicrobium alkaliphilum DNA includes these proteins:
- a CDS encoding potassium/proton antiporter, producing MAEINTILLFVGALLVLSILASVLSDRLGAPLLLIFLIMGMLAGEEGIGGIEFHSPELSFLIGSAALAIILFDGGMRTRKERFRVALWPAISLATVGVALTCSLTAAGAVYFFGLPWPTALLIGAILSSTDAAAVFGIFQSRGVVLKQRVASTLEIESGTNDPMAVILTMALTGALVSGAELHLLPLALDVAWQMLVGLAAGWLGGKGFVLLAHRVPLSFSFLPILAAASAIFVFAMTSHINGSGFLAVYLMGYLIGNARLPHLMHILQVQDGLTWLGQIMMFLILGLLVTPSNLIAHAPLAISVALVLIFIARPVAVLVCLLPFSFPWREQLFISWVGLRGAVPIILALYPWLSGLDDQELYFDVAFFVVLISLFIQGWTMSPIARWLGLEVPETPHPRERVPLESIASADPLEVMSFPITPDVPAFEHKWFELNFSADIAYAGVIREQIWLPPDPDSRLLEGDILLVLAKVEDMDSISRVLAASGEGRKLKESEFFGDFSLHGDLTLTEVNNFYPLGHLAEKVANLSLADYFSLKYHRRVVIGDSLRLGQVILTVRELDDKGRILSLGIRGA from the coding sequence ATGGCGGAGATTAATACCATACTGCTGTTTGTCGGCGCCTTGCTGGTGCTGAGCATTCTTGCCAGTGTGCTGTCTGACCGTCTGGGCGCTCCTTTGCTGCTGATATTCCTGATTATGGGGATGTTGGCCGGGGAAGAGGGCATAGGCGGTATTGAGTTTCACAGCCCCGAGCTGAGTTTCCTGATTGGCTCTGCGGCGTTGGCGATTATTCTTTTCGACGGTGGTATGCGCACCCGTAAAGAGCGCTTCCGGGTGGCATTATGGCCCGCTATCAGCCTGGCCACAGTTGGCGTGGCACTGACCTGTTCACTGACCGCCGCCGGCGCGGTGTATTTCTTCGGCTTGCCCTGGCCCACAGCGCTGCTAATTGGTGCCATTTTAAGTTCTACCGATGCCGCTGCGGTATTTGGGATTTTTCAGTCCCGGGGGGTGGTGCTCAAACAGCGGGTTGCCTCGACCCTGGAAATTGAATCCGGTACCAACGATCCCATGGCCGTGATCCTGACCATGGCCCTGACCGGGGCACTGGTATCCGGTGCTGAATTACATCTGCTGCCACTGGCGCTGGATGTGGCCTGGCAGATGTTGGTGGGTCTGGCTGCGGGCTGGCTCGGCGGTAAAGGTTTTGTGCTGCTGGCCCACAGGGTGCCCTTAAGTTTCAGTTTCCTGCCAATACTGGCAGCAGCCAGCGCCATTTTTGTTTTTGCCATGACCAGCCATATCAACGGCAGTGGTTTTCTGGCCGTTTACCTGATGGGCTATCTGATTGGAAATGCCAGGTTGCCTCATCTGATGCATATTCTGCAGGTGCAGGATGGTCTGACCTGGCTGGGGCAGATCATGATGTTCCTGATCCTCGGTTTACTGGTTACTCCGTCTAACCTGATCGCCCATGCGCCCCTGGCCATATCTGTGGCGTTGGTGCTGATTTTTATCGCCCGCCCGGTGGCGGTGCTGGTGTGTCTGCTGCCATTTTCCTTTCCCTGGCGAGAACAGCTGTTTATCAGCTGGGTCGGCCTGCGCGGCGCGGTACCTATTATTCTGGCGCTGTATCCCTGGTTATCGGGCCTGGACGACCAGGAACTGTACTTTGACGTGGCCTTTTTTGTGGTACTGATCTCGCTGTTTATTCAGGGCTGGACCATGAGCCCCATTGCCCGCTGGCTGGGACTGGAGGTGCCGGAAACACCTCATCCACGGGAGCGTGTACCGCTTGAGAGTATCGCCAGTGCCGATCCCCTTGAGGTGATGTCTTTTCCCATCACTCCTGATGTGCCTGCCTTTGAACACAAATGGTTTGAGCTCAATTTCAGCGCGGATATCGCTTATGCCGGTGTGATTCGTGAGCAGATCTGGTTACCACCGGATCCTGACAGCCGGTTACTGGAAGGGGATATTCTGCTGGTACTGGCAAAAGTCGAAGACATGGACAGCATCAGCCGGGTGCTGGCAGCAAGCGGGGAGGGCAGGAAGCTCAAAGAAAGCGAATTCTTTGGTGATTTCAGTCTGCATGGCGATCTGACGCTGACCGAAGTGAATAATTTCTATCCATTGGGTCATCTGGCAGAGAAAGTCGCCAACCTCAGTCTGGCCGATTATTT